The Rothia sp. SD9660Na DNA segment CACCATGCTAGGTATAGCTATGAGAGCAAGTAAATATTGCATTCATATGGGGAAACCTAAGGCAACAGTTCGCAATACGCGCTTGCCTCTTGTCTATCGTGAGGGTAAGACAGGCGGCGCGCCTTAGGTCCTATTCCACCGTCTACAAGAATCGCGCAGTGACCACACACGGCATGGACACTGCGCGATTCTGGTAAGCACTTAATGTAACCTATGGTTTGCGCTCCCTACGGGAAGGTACAGTCGTCTTCTATGAGCGAGAAGTACGTACCCAACTATGGTGACCTGGAGCATTTTCGGTATGAAAGGCTGATTCGCACCAAATCCAGGGCCTACCAGATGGCTTGCTGGCAGGGTTATCTGGGCACCCACGAGTTCTTTCTGGGCAACACTCTCAAAGGCTGGGCGACGCTCCTTCTCACTATGGCGACCGCTAGCCTGCTCGTCTACGAGTGGATACTCGGGCTTCTCCTGCTTATCGTCGTCATCTGCCTCAATATCACGGCGGTGCGGGCTATCGCCGCGTCAGACCCAGCCAGCGACATCTACGGTGAAGAGTGCGGAGCCGTCTTTCATAGCCTCCACATGGTGAGCTCCTTCTCCATCATGTGGGACATGAACCTGTGGAAGGGCAAAACTCCCACCGACCCACCGCCGCCCGACATGGATTAAGCGGGCCCAGGCGTCCGCTCCCCTAGCCGCCGCTGATATCCAGCTCGGCATCCACCAGGCCCAGGCGCTCAGCGTCCCCTAGGACGCGGGAGTTCAGCCAGCCATCGGGTAGGTGGGGCTTCTTGGGGTTGCCAGCTCGGCCGCGAGGGCCCTCAACAGCGGCACCGGGGTAGCCGATAGAGTGATCCAGTTCGGCCAGGTACTCACGGAAGGCTTCCAGGGTAGGTACGGTAGACATCTTGGCGCGCAGTTTGCCGCCCACCGGGTAGCCGTGGAAGTACCAGGCTACGTGCTTGCGGATCTCGCGCAGGCCGCGGGTCTCATCCCCAAAAGTCTCAACTAAAAGTTCCGCGTGGCGATAAATCATATCCGCCACCTCAGAAACAGAGGGGCGGTGGCGCTCTTCCGAGCCCTCAAAGGCGTTCTGAAGGTCGCCAAAGAGCCAGGGGCGGCCCTGGCAGCCGCGGCCAACCACAATGCCGTCCACCCCGGTCTGCTCGACCATAGCGATGGCGTCCTCGGCCGAGAAAATATCGCCGTTACCCAGAATTGGCACGTCGGGGATAGCTTCGCGCAGGCGGGCAATGGAGTCCCAGTCAGCCTTACCTGAGTAGTGCTGGGCGGCGGTGCGGCCGTGCAGGGCGATAGCTGCAACCCCGGCATCGCGGGCGATTTTGGCTGATTCCAGGTAGGTCAGGTGATCCTCGTCTATGCCCTTACGCATTTTGATGGTCAGGGGCACATCCCCGCGAGAAGCCTCACGGACGGCGGTCTGGACAATAGCGGTAAAGAGGTCGGTCTTCCAGGGCAGGGCTGAGCCGCCACCCAGCTTGGTTACCTTGGGCACGGGGCAGCCGAAGTTCAGGTCGATGTGGTCGGCGCGGTCTTCTTCGACCACCATGCGGATTGCCTTACCCACGTTGACGGCGTCCACCCCGTAAATCTGAATGGAGCGGATCTTTTCGTCGCCGTCATGGTCAATAATGCGCAGGGACTCGGGGTTGCGCTCCACCAGTGAGCGCGCTGTGACCATCTCGGTCACGTACAGCCCGCCACCGTAGTCGCGGCAGAGCCGGCGGAAGGCCTTGTTAGTAACGCCAGCCATGGGCGCCAGCACCACGGGGGTGTTAATGGTGTGCTTACCCAGGTGCAGGGGAGGCAATTTTAGTTGCTTGGCGCGGGCCGGGGTCTGGCCGGTCTCTAAAGTCTCTTCTGTCATAACCTTCCAATTCTGGCACAAACCCTGCGGGGGCGCTGTTAGCTAGAGCAACACAAGAGGGCCCCGGGTGGTTCATTCCCGGGGCCCTTCATGAGGCTGTGGTTCAGCGCTAGAGGCTTAGAGTGAGGCTTACTTGTTGTCGCCTTCTACAACGATTTCTTCCTTGCGGACGTCTGCTGAGACGCGCTCGGTGTCGGTGCGTACTTCCTTGCCAACTGAGACGCGCTCGGTGGCTACGGTTTCGGTGGAGACAACGGGTCGCTCTTCGTGGGCGGTGACGGTAACGTCTGCCTGTGCCTCTGCGGAGTCGAAGTCGTAGTTTTCTACGACTTCGCCGTCCTTGAGGTTGGTGCGCTCAACAACGATTTCTTCCTTGCGGACGGGCACCTCAACGGTTTCGGTTTCGGTGCGGACGACCTTGCGCAGGCGGACCTGACCGGTCTGGGTTGCGCTGGTGGCGGTGCCAACATTCAGGCGCTCTTCGTGGGCAACGACGTCGCCGTTCTCGGCAGTTGCGGTGGCCTGAGCTGCGTGGGCATCGGCGGCAGGACGCTCGGTGTTAGCTACACCGGTGGTTGCGGTACCTGCGGTGAGTGAGTAGTACTCGTAGAGGCGCTGCTCTTCAGCGGGTGAGAGTTCGCCGTCTTCTGCGATGCTGGGGGCGTCCTTGACAAATTCCTTGGTGTAGGGAACGTGGATTTCTTCGCCTGCGTAGCGAGCCTTGTCCACGGGGATGAAGGATTCGTTGGTGCCGAAGAAACCGGTGTTGACGGTGACGAAGGTGGGTTCGCCGGTCTGGGCATCGAGGTAGAGCTCGCCTACCTTGCCAATTTTTTCACCGTCGGCGCCGAATACGGTGCTGTTGCGCAGGGTTTCGATGGTTTCGTTGGTAGCCATGAGCTATTGCCTTTCTTTGCGACTCTCAGTACGAGGTGTTGCACCAGCCGAGCTCTCCCGATGAGTGCTATCAGTAGGCTGAGCAACTGGTAATAACCTTACATACTTTCAGCAGGCTGAGCAACTACTCAGCGAACTTTTTAAGAAAAAGGCAATATTTCGCTCTGAGACTAAAAACGCCCTGACTAGTCATGTCATTCTTGACAGATAAAACAAGAGGATAACAGGGGTTAGTTTTAAAATAAATATCTTATACACACATTCCTCAAAGAGTGCACCACCTCGGTCGCACCCGAGAATCGTCAAAGCCTCTTGACAGCCCCACACTTTTTCCCGATACTTGTGATAAGTCAATACTCATTGACGAAACATAGTTGAGGAGGTCCTATGCAGTCCGACGACCCGCGTATTACAGCCGTCCGCACCGCCAATGAGCAGGTCACCCAGGCCACCCGCGCACTTGAGGACGCCGTGCAGGCAGCCCGCGCAGGCGGTGCGACCTGGCAGCTTATCGGCTCGGCGATTGGCGTGACCAAGCAGGCTGCCGCCCAGCGCTTTTCCGAGACCGTCTATAACGCTCGCTCGCTCTCGCAGATTCAGGTGGAACTGGAGCAGATTACCGAAGCTCTCTTTGCCGCCCTAGCTCACAGTGACATCGAGCATGTACACAGCCACATGACCTACACGACCGCCCGGTTACTGTCTAAACGCAAGATTCTGAAAACCTGGCAGCAGGTGCTTGAGGCAAGCGGCCCCTTTATCGAGGTCAAGAAAACGGTGGTTGAACAGGCAGGCTCCGGTTTTACCCTCACCTACCGGCTGCGCCACGAGGCTGGTGAGCCGGTCGGCCAACTCTCTTTCAACTCAGCTCGCAAAGTAACAGGATTGGTAATCTTCAATGACGATTCGACACCCCTCCCCTGGTAACAGCATCTATGCGCCCCTCATTATGGTGGGACTATGGGGCCTACACGGTTTTATCACCTGGTACCTCAGCCGAGAACTAGCTATAACCTTGTGGGCGATTGGCCTAGTGGGGGTTGGTACGGTGCTCACTCAGTGGTTCCTGCGCCCTAAGGGCAGCCGCACTATGGTATGGCGACCGGGACTCTTTGCCTGGGCGCTTACTATTACCTGGATTCTCTGGGCGATTCTCAATATCTTTTGGGATATGCAAGCTCAGAACGCTGCAATCTGGCCGCTGATCGGGTACATCGGTTCAAACAGTAGTACACGAGAGGCTTCGGCTCGGAGGCGTAGAGCCCGCGACATCGGCGTCTAGCCCCTCTAAGCCTGCCCCTCCCCTAGCTCAGCCAGGCGCGGGGCAGAGAGGCGGGCGAGGGCGTCCGCGCCTATACGGGCAGCTTTCAGAGCGACTCGCCCGTCCGCCCGCAGCGGGGTGCCCTCGTCCTGCCAATGAGCGTAGGCCTGCTCTAGGTGCCCCGGTATCTCACCGCGGGCGTTGCAGACACGCCACCAGGGCACGCTCGACCCCCAAAGTGCGAGGGTGCGCCCGACCAGCCGGGGCGATTCACCGGCGACCGCACCGACATCACCGTAGGTAGCGACCCGCCCGGCAGGCACGCACTCGGCCACCCGTAAGATTCTCTCTACCCGTGTATCGTCCACGGGCCTTTAACCGTCAACCAGTACCAGGGACTCGCTGGTCACGGTAGCAGCCCCCATCTTCACCAGCTGGTCAATCAGCACAGCCAAATCTTCCATGGAGTCATCGACCTCAATCTGCACAGCGTAGGAGCCGGTCAGCACCGAAAGCAGCTGCATAATAGCTTCGCGGGCGCCAGGGTGACCCACCCGGTAGCCGATGGTGATTTCGGTGGCGTCATCTTCAGAGACGGGCATCTGGCCGGCGTCTACCTCGATAGGGCGGTAGCTCACGGCAAAGGCGATGATGTCGCCCTTCTTCCCGTTCGCTTGGGCACGAAGTACGTCATCGCGCAGCACCACAGCGCCCAGAGCCTCGGCTTCGTCGGAGAGGAAGAGACGGTTAATGCGGCCTATAGGGAGATTGGCAGGTTCATCCCAGGTGTGCACGGCCCGGTAGAACTCCCAGAAGCGCTGGGTAAGTTCGACAGACCCAGTGGCTAGATCTTCGATGGCCTGGGTGATACGTTCAGATTCGTCCTGGCGCAGGGGCACAGACGGCACCGCCCCAGCTTCAATGCGCACCATACGCGAGCGCTGGGCCGCCGTGAAACCACGGGCTAAGGCGAAGTTTAGGCCGGTAGATTCTGGCTCCACGGTGGCGCGGAAAGCCGAAACGCCGCGAGAAGATGAGGCAGCGGCGTCCTTCAGAGCCTCTAGGAGCAGGCTGCCCAGGCCTGCGCGGCGGTGCTCGGGGGCTACTTCGATGTAGGCCCACAGGCGATTAGGGTGCAGGTCGGTCTCGTAAACGATACCTGCGGCTACAGGAACGCCCTGGTGCTCGGCGATGAGGGTGCGGGAGAAGCGGGTGGTGGAATCGGGCCCGAAGGACGAGCGGAAGGCGGCTACCTGCCGGTTTTCGGCATCGTGCCAGTATTCGAGCAGGGCTAGGGTGTCGCCCTCGCGCCAGGGGCGCAGGGTATAGGTATTCTTGGCGGTGCTCATGGTGGTGCCTTTCGGGTAGCCGTCCGGGGTGTACCCATCTACTTTAGCGCCCCTACCCTACCTGCGGGCGTCCGTGCGGCAGAAAGCCTGCATGCTGAGCGTGAACCGGGCAAGTAGCATCTTGATTTCACCGGCCCGTTACCGGCTAGACTTTAAGGGCTTAAAGTTTGTTTGACTCGATTATTTAGCGTGGTGTTATGACTTCTCGCCTTGCCCACAAGCCCACTCTGACCGGTTCCCGCATTGAGCTACGCCCCTTTGATGCTGAAGCCATCGACGCCATGATTGAGATTTTGCAGGAGCCGGAGGTACTGGTTAAGACCGGC contains these protein-coding regions:
- the dusB gene encoding tRNA dihydrouridine synthase DusB, giving the protein MTEETLETGQTPARAKQLKLPPLHLGKHTINTPVVLAPMAGVTNKAFRRLCRDYGGGLYVTEMVTARSLVERNPESLRIIDHDGDEKIRSIQIYGVDAVNVGKAIRMVVEEDRADHIDLNFGCPVPKVTKLGGGSALPWKTDLFTAIVQTAVREASRGDVPLTIKMRKGIDEDHLTYLESAKIARDAGVAAIALHGRTAAQHYSGKADWDSIARLREAIPDVPILGNGDIFSAEDAIAMVEQTGVDGIVVGRGCQGRPWLFGDLQNAFEGSEERHRPSVSEVADMIYRHAELLVETFGDETRGLREIRKHVAWYFHGYPVGGKLRAKMSTVPTLEAFREYLAELDHSIGYPGAAVEGPRGRAGNPKKPHLPDGWLNSRVLGDAERLGLVDAELDISGG
- a CDS encoding GNAT family N-acetyltransferase, which encodes MSTAKNTYTLRPWREGDTLALLEYWHDAENRQVAAFRSSFGPDSTTRFSRTLIAEHQGVPVAAGIVYETDLHPNRLWAYIEVAPEHRRAGLGSLLLEALKDAAASSSRGVSAFRATVEPESTGLNFALARGFTAAQRSRMVRIEAGAVPSVPLRQDESERITQAIEDLATGSVELTQRFWEFYRAVHTWDEPANLPIGRINRLFLSDEAEALGAVVLRDDVLRAQANGKKGDIIAFAVSYRPIEVDAGQMPVSEDDATEITIGYRVGHPGAREAIMQLLSVLTGSYAVQIEVDDSMEDLAVLIDQLVKMGAATVTSESLVLVDG
- a CDS encoding PRC and DUF2382 domain-containing protein, whose protein sequence is MATNETIETLRNSTVFGADGEKIGKVGELYLDAQTGEPTFVTVNTGFFGTNESFIPVDKARYAGEEIHVPYTKEFVKDAPSIAEDGELSPAEEQRLYEYYSLTAGTATTGVANTERPAADAHAAQATATAENGDVVAHEERLNVGTATSATQTGQVRLRKVVRTETETVEVPVRKEEIVVERTNLKDGEVVENYDFDSAEAQADVTVTAHEERPVVSTETVATERVSVGKEVRTDTERVSADVRKEEIVVEGDNK
- a CDS encoding MGMT family protein: MDDTRVERILRVAECVPAGRVATYGDVGAVAGESPRLVGRTLALWGSSVPWWRVCNARGEIPGHLEQAYAHWQDEGTPLRADGRVALKAARIGADALARLSAPRLAELGEGQA